In Hahella sp. KA22, one genomic interval encodes:
- the hemN gene encoding oxygen-independent coproporphyrinogen III oxidase — MKNIYWNENLIRKYDLQGPRYTSYPTAVEFQNDFPIGAVREAADASRAANRSLSLYLHIPFCARLCYYCACNKIITKRREKAIPYLDALYREIALQSELFGADRLVEQLHWGGGTPTFLAPQQMRDLMNALRTHFRFMENDQGDYSIEIDPREADDETLTTLREIGFNRISLGVQDFNPAVQKAVNRIQSEELTLGVLRKARELGFRSINIDLIYGLPLQTPDSFRKTVDTIIDFAPDRLSVFNYAHMPQRFMPQRRIRDEDLPRPEDKLTILQQSVDQLIAADYRFIGMDHFAKPGDELSVAQEKGELHRNFQGYTTHGDCDLIAMGASSISMLDRCYYQNCYDQESYEAAMAENRLPVIKGVQLNDDDVIRRKVIVELICNFKIEYRRIEALFNIDFAHYFRGELSILQDMAEDGLITFTRDGMHVNPTGRLLIRGVCKVFDRYRTQAQQGFSRII; from the coding sequence GTGAAAAATATTTACTGGAACGAGAACCTTATCCGCAAATACGATTTGCAGGGTCCCCGATATACCTCCTACCCCACCGCCGTCGAATTCCAGAACGATTTCCCTATCGGCGCCGTGCGTGAGGCCGCGGACGCCAGTCGCGCCGCGAACCGCTCGCTATCGCTGTATCTGCATATTCCGTTCTGTGCGCGCCTTTGTTACTACTGCGCCTGCAACAAAATCATCACCAAACGTCGGGAAAAAGCGATCCCCTACCTCGACGCGCTGTACCGCGAAATCGCCCTGCAAAGTGAGCTTTTCGGCGCGGACCGTCTGGTGGAGCAACTGCATTGGGGCGGCGGCACGCCCACCTTTCTCGCGCCGCAGCAAATGCGTGATCTGATGAATGCATTACGCACGCATTTTCGCTTTATGGAAAATGACCAGGGCGATTACTCCATCGAAATAGATCCTCGCGAAGCTGACGACGAGACGCTGACCACATTGCGTGAAATTGGCTTTAACCGCATCAGCCTGGGCGTGCAGGATTTCAATCCCGCCGTCCAGAAGGCGGTGAACCGGATTCAAAGCGAAGAACTCACTTTGGGCGTGCTGCGCAAGGCGCGCGAGCTGGGCTTCCGCTCCATCAATATCGATCTGATCTACGGCCTGCCCCTGCAAACGCCGGACTCTTTCCGCAAAACCGTAGACACCATCATCGACTTCGCCCCGGACCGGCTATCGGTGTTTAATTACGCGCATATGCCGCAACGCTTCATGCCGCAACGCCGCATCCGCGATGAAGACCTGCCGCGCCCGGAAGATAAGCTGACCATCCTGCAGCAATCCGTCGACCAATTGATCGCGGCGGATTATCGTTTTATCGGCATGGACCACTTCGCCAAACCCGGCGATGAGCTATCCGTCGCCCAAGAGAAAGGAGAGCTGCATCGTAACTTTCAGGGCTATACCACTCATGGCGACTGCGACCTAATCGCCATGGGCGCGTCCAGCATCAGCATGCTGGATCGTTGCTATTACCAGAACTGTTACGACCAGGAAAGCTACGAAGCAGCCATGGCGGAAAACCGACTCCCGGTCATCAAAGGCGTGCAACTGAATGATGACGACGTCATCCGCCGTAAAGTCATCGTCGAACTGATCTGCAACTTCAAAATTGAGTACCGCCGCATCGAAGCCCTGTTCAATATCGACTTCGCCCATTATTTCCGGGGAGAACTCAGTATTTTGCAGGACATGGCGGAAGACGGGCTGATCACCTTCACCCGCGACGGCATGCACGTCAATCCAACCGGAAGACTACTGATCCGCGGCGTCTGCAAAGTATTCGACCGCTACCGGACACAGGCGCAACAGGGGTTTTCCAGGATAATTTAA
- a CDS encoding sulfite exporter TauE/SafE family protein, with protein sequence MHELLLIANAFLIGLFGSGHCIAMCGGIAGAQSFAQGGDGSPRTSWLFLFNFGRLSSYALIGLLAGFLGEALALNETLLVALRTIAAIMIILMGLYVGQWWMGLTHIERLGGRLWSRISPLSKSLGERQGPHISFALGLLWGWLPCGLVYSALAWSMSNADASLSALLMFCFGLGTLPSMLAAGLFAYHLRRWLSNLSVRRVFGVLLILFGVWTLPVHFAGLFGGQNMNHQHDGTSSPHHGGH encoded by the coding sequence ATGCATGAGCTTCTGCTGATCGCTAACGCGTTTCTGATCGGCCTGTTCGGCAGCGGTCATTGCATCGCCATGTGCGGCGGCATCGCTGGCGCGCAGTCCTTCGCCCAGGGCGGAGACGGCTCGCCAAGAACCTCATGGTTATTTCTGTTCAACTTCGGCCGCCTCAGTAGTTATGCATTGATCGGACTGCTCGCCGGTTTCCTGGGTGAAGCGCTGGCGCTGAACGAAACACTGCTGGTCGCGTTACGCACCATCGCAGCCATCATGATCATCCTGATGGGACTTTACGTGGGCCAGTGGTGGATGGGCCTGACTCATATCGAGCGCCTCGGAGGCAGACTCTGGAGTCGAATCTCCCCGCTTAGCAAATCCCTTGGCGAACGTCAGGGGCCACACATCAGCTTCGCTTTGGGTCTGCTCTGGGGCTGGCTGCCCTGCGGACTGGTTTACAGCGCTCTCGCCTGGTCGATGTCGAATGCGGACGCTTCCCTATCCGCTCTGCTCATGTTCTGCTTTGGTCTCGGCACACTCCCCAGCATGTTGGCCGCCGGGCTTTTCGCCTACCATCTGAGACGCTGGTTGAGCAATTTATCTGTGCGCCGCGTGTTCGGCGTTCTACTCATTCTGTTTGGCGTCTGGACGCTGCCCGTGCATTTCGCCGGACTCTTTGGAGGACAGAACATGAACCATCAGCACGACGGAACCTCCTCCCCACACCACGGCGGGCATTGA
- the ccoS gene encoding cbb3-type cytochrome oxidase assembly protein CcoS: MQILFVLIPLSIALITVAVIIFRWAVRSGQYDDLEGPAHSILFDDDDKMIPGNETDQKDKQESSTQSSEDAPRNHDA; this comes from the coding sequence ATGCAGATACTGTTCGTCCTGATCCCTCTCTCCATCGCACTCATCACCGTCGCCGTCATTATTTTTCGTTGGGCGGTGCGCTCCGGTCAGTATGACGACCTGGAAGGTCCTGCGCACAGCATCCTGTTCGATGACGATGACAAAATGATTCCCGGCAACGAGACAGACCAGAAAGACAAACAGGAATCTTCCACCCAGTCATCCGAGGACGCTCCCCGCAACCACGATGCATGA
- a CDS encoding heavy metal translocating P-type ATPase gives MSEAEKCYHCSNPVPAAINLQVTVSGEDYAVCCRGCQAVANLIHNDGLQQFYRFRDKRLEAPEPISSLDRSKYALYDRDDVLSSIATQPGSDGKRTLSLSLEGITCAACVWLVEQFVRKLPGVVEFWVNLSNHRATLTWKQDATPLSDVLLQLQSIGFRGYPFSATEEEKRLADEQKSMLVRLGIAGIGMMQNMMLAVPMYFGLLQDTPEYVDLFRFISLIVAMPVILYSARPFFNAALRDIRLRHLTMDVPVSLAIGGAFAASVWITFRGGPEVYFDSVCMFTFFLLLGRYLESRARMSAAQSNARLKQKAPQFVDLLTSQREQNGQIDLAKAQLTPLRDIRVGDLILFKAGDLIPVDGEIVQGESSVNEAALTGEFMPRPRCAGDTVLSGSVNIDNVLVVRVTALDQDSHLSTINRLVDRALQERPQLSAMADRVASYFVAGVLLTAAIVGLIWWRIDPTHAFAITLSVLVVTCPCALSLATPTALTTATTALRQSGLIITRGHALETLARASRVVFDKTGTLTQGELSLVKIDNRSNYSDADLLALAGSLEWDNPHPIAKTFQGYALGPAEQIRNHTGRGVEGTRGATAYRLGNLKFATEKLPESQMVTPENYQTIALADDKQLLALFYLTDSLRPSAKEALRQLQQEQGLRTAILSGDSSAAVETIASELAVTDIEKSCSPEGKLERVKQWQKEGDTVVMVGDGVNDVPVMAGAHLAVAMNNATDLTQVRADAVILNGDLRTFAFGVKKARDAYRIIRQNLSWAVCYNLLALPLAAAGYVPPYAAAIGMSVSSLIVVLNALRLSGVQKP, from the coding sequence ATGAGTGAAGCCGAAAAGTGCTATCACTGCAGTAATCCCGTTCCCGCCGCCATCAACCTTCAAGTCACCGTAAGCGGCGAGGATTACGCAGTATGCTGTCGCGGCTGCCAGGCAGTCGCCAATCTGATCCATAACGATGGATTACAGCAGTTTTACCGCTTCCGGGACAAGCGCCTGGAAGCCCCCGAGCCGATCTCCAGTCTGGATCGTTCCAAGTACGCGCTGTACGACAGAGACGATGTGCTCTCTTCTATCGCCACACAACCTGGCTCCGACGGTAAACGCACACTGTCCCTGTCTCTGGAAGGCATTACCTGCGCCGCCTGCGTCTGGCTGGTTGAGCAGTTCGTGCGCAAGTTACCCGGCGTTGTTGAGTTCTGGGTGAACCTGAGTAACCACCGCGCCACCCTGACCTGGAAACAGGACGCCACACCTCTCAGCGACGTATTATTACAACTGCAGTCCATCGGCTTTCGCGGCTATCCCTTTTCCGCCACGGAAGAGGAAAAGCGCCTCGCCGATGAGCAGAAAAGCATGCTGGTGCGCCTGGGTATCGCCGGCATCGGCATGATGCAGAACATGATGCTGGCGGTGCCGATGTACTTCGGCCTGTTGCAGGATACGCCGGAATACGTCGATCTATTCCGCTTCATAAGCCTGATTGTCGCCATGCCGGTGATCCTGTATTCAGCTCGGCCATTTTTCAATGCAGCGCTACGGGACATCCGATTACGTCACCTGACCATGGACGTTCCGGTGTCCCTTGCGATTGGCGGCGCCTTTGCGGCCAGCGTCTGGATCACCTTCCGCGGAGGGCCGGAAGTCTACTTCGACTCTGTCTGCATGTTTACCTTCTTCCTGCTGCTGGGCCGCTATCTGGAGAGCCGCGCGCGCATGTCCGCCGCCCAATCCAATGCCCGCCTGAAACAAAAAGCCCCTCAGTTTGTGGACTTACTGACCAGTCAGAGAGAACAAAATGGCCAAATCGACCTGGCTAAGGCGCAACTAACGCCATTACGGGATATTCGCGTAGGCGACCTCATCTTGTTTAAGGCCGGCGACCTGATTCCAGTTGATGGGGAAATCGTGCAAGGCGAGTCTTCCGTCAACGAAGCCGCCTTGACTGGCGAATTCATGCCGCGTCCCCGGTGCGCCGGAGACACCGTGCTTAGCGGCAGCGTCAATATCGATAACGTATTAGTAGTGCGCGTCACCGCTCTGGATCAAGACTCCCATCTGTCCACCATCAATCGACTGGTGGATCGAGCCTTGCAGGAGCGTCCGCAGCTCAGCGCCATGGCGGACCGAGTCGCCAGCTATTTCGTCGCTGGAGTGCTGCTGACCGCCGCTATTGTTGGCTTGATCTGGTGGCGTATTGATCCCACCCATGCCTTCGCCATTACGCTTTCCGTACTGGTGGTGACCTGTCCCTGCGCACTGTCGCTGGCGACTCCCACGGCCCTGACCACCGCCACCACCGCATTACGACAGTCCGGATTAATCATTACCCGGGGGCACGCGCTGGAAACCCTCGCCCGAGCCTCCCGCGTGGTCTTCGATAAGACCGGCACCCTGACCCAGGGCGAGCTGAGTCTGGTGAAAATCGACAATCGCTCCAACTATTCCGACGCAGACCTGCTGGCCCTGGCCGGATCTTTGGAGTGGGATAACCCCCACCCTATCGCCAAAACGTTCCAGGGTTACGCCCTGGGACCCGCAGAGCAAATTCGCAACCATACCGGGCGAGGCGTCGAAGGAACGCGCGGCGCAACCGCATACCGTCTCGGCAATCTGAAGTTTGCGACGGAAAAGCTGCCGGAATCGCAAATGGTGACGCCAGAGAACTATCAAACCATCGCCCTGGCGGATGACAAGCAGCTTCTGGCGTTGTTCTATCTGACCGACAGTCTGCGTCCGTCCGCAAAAGAAGCCCTGCGACAATTGCAACAGGAGCAGGGTTTACGCACCGCAATTCTATCCGGCGACAGTTCCGCCGCCGTCGAAACTATCGCATCCGAGCTGGCGGTGACCGATATTGAAAAATCCTGCTCGCCGGAAGGCAAACTGGAGCGAGTGAAGCAATGGCAGAAAGAAGGCGACACTGTCGTCATGGTGGGGGACGGCGTCAATGACGTTCCGGTTATGGCGGGGGCGCATCTGGCGGTGGCGATGAACAATGCGACAGACCTGACCCAGGTGCGCGCAGACGCGGTTATCCTTAACGGCGATTTGCGTACTTTCGCATTCGGCGTCAAGAAAGCGCGGGACGCCTATCGCATTATTCGCCAGAACCTGTCCTGGGCCGTCTGTTATAACCTGCTCGCCCTGCCGCTGGCCGCCGCCGGTTATGTGCCGCCCTACGCCGCCGCCATCGGCATGTCGGTCAGTTCATTGATTGTTGTGCTTAACGCTCTTAGACTGTCCGGCGTCCAAAAGCCATAA
- a CDS encoding FixH family protein, whose translation MSAGTVLPWYKEKWVWLLIGLPASSVLFSILMVTLAVRGKDTLVKDDYYKDGLAINQELAKDRTAQDYALSAQASIDEDGRIKLVLTSGIPIKKAERLNIQFIHPTLAEHDYNIALVAQDDGYHGILPSPIEGRRYIHLSDADGTWRLKGESWFPTDAKITLSPAVPTENE comes from the coding sequence ATGTCGGCTGGAACTGTTCTGCCTTGGTACAAAGAAAAATGGGTGTGGCTGCTGATAGGTCTGCCCGCCTCTTCCGTGTTGTTCAGCATCCTGATGGTCACTCTCGCCGTACGCGGGAAGGATACGCTGGTTAAAGACGACTATTACAAAGACGGCCTGGCGATCAACCAGGAGTTGGCCAAAGACCGCACTGCGCAAGACTATGCTCTGTCGGCGCAGGCGAGTATTGATGAAGACGGACGCATCAAACTGGTGCTGACCTCAGGCATTCCCATCAAGAAGGCGGAGCGCTTGAACATTCAGTTCATTCACCCTACTTTGGCGGAGCATGATTACAACATTGCCCTGGTCGCCCAGGATGACGGCTACCACGGCATTTTGCCCAGCCCAATCGAAGGCAGACGTTACATCCACCTGTCCGACGCCGACGGGACCTGGCGCCTGAAAGGCGAAAGCTGGTTTCCCACCGACGCCAAAATCACTTTGAGCCCAGCTGTCCCGACTGAGAATGAGTGA
- the ccoG gene encoding cytochrome c oxidase accessory protein CcoG, giving the protein MSNKIPVQNIDPQDASTPKVKTVELYEARKKIYVKEITGVFQKVRSFSLWFLMGMYFLFCWISVDGQQLVLFDLPNRKFHIFGATFWPQDFVLLSWLLIICAFGLFFITTLFGRVWCGYTCPQTVWTFIFMWLEERIEGSRNQRMKLDQASMNKQKALKKAAKHASWLFVAFATGLTFVGYFYPVRELVPDFFTFDISSGWAYFWIAFFTLATYINAGWMREQVCLYMCPYARFQSVMFDKDTLVVSYDLNRGEPRGSRKRSADPKEVGLGDCVDCGMCVQVCPTGIDIRDGLQYECIGCALCIDACDSVMEKMEYPKGLISYTTEQKLEGKDSKLLRPRTIGYGLALAIMMSAFAFKLGTRLPVELDVIRDRGALFQTNAKGYIENAYTLQLMNMSDQVRTFVITVEGMDGVSISGKSEFTLEPSEVRSIPMAVEAKPSALTERNHDIVFKAQAVDDASVKIDSESRFLGPAPVKF; this is encoded by the coding sequence ATGAGTAATAAGATCCCGGTCCAAAATATCGACCCGCAAGACGCCTCCACTCCGAAAGTCAAAACGGTCGAACTTTACGAAGCCCGCAAGAAAATTTACGTCAAGGAAATTACTGGCGTATTCCAAAAGGTCCGCTCCTTTTCGCTCTGGTTCCTGATGGGAATGTACTTCCTGTTCTGTTGGATCAGCGTCGATGGACAGCAACTGGTGCTGTTCGATTTGCCAAACCGCAAGTTCCACATATTCGGCGCCACGTTCTGGCCGCAGGACTTTGTGCTGCTGTCCTGGCTGCTGATTATCTGCGCCTTTGGCCTATTCTTTATCACCACTCTGTTTGGAAGAGTCTGGTGCGGCTACACCTGCCCGCAAACCGTCTGGACGTTCATCTTTATGTGGCTGGAAGAACGCATTGAAGGCAGCCGAAACCAGCGCATGAAGCTGGATCAGGCCTCCATGAACAAGCAGAAGGCGCTGAAAAAGGCGGCCAAGCATGCTTCCTGGTTATTCGTAGCCTTCGCCACCGGTCTGACTTTCGTGGGATATTTCTACCCTGTCCGCGAGTTGGTCCCTGACTTCTTCACCTTTGATATCAGTTCCGGCTGGGCGTATTTCTGGATCGCCTTTTTTACCCTGGCCACCTATATCAACGCAGGCTGGATGCGCGAGCAGGTATGTCTGTACATGTGTCCTTACGCTCGCTTTCAGTCAGTCATGTTCGACAAAGACACACTGGTGGTGTCCTATGACCTTAACCGGGGCGAACCCAGAGGCAGCCGCAAACGCTCCGCCGACCCAAAAGAAGTTGGCTTGGGGGATTGTGTGGACTGCGGTATGTGCGTGCAGGTCTGCCCAACCGGCATCGATATTCGCGACGGTCTGCAGTACGAGTGCATAGGTTGCGCGCTCTGTATCGACGCCTGCGACTCGGTCATGGAGAAAATGGAATACCCGAAAGGGCTGATCAGCTATACCACAGAGCAGAAACTGGAGGGCAAGGACTCCAAACTGCTGCGCCCACGCACCATTGGCTATGGTCTGGCGCTGGCTATCATGATGTCGGCCTTCGCCTTCAAACTGGGAACGCGCCTTCCTGTTGAGCTGGATGTCATTCGTGACCGAGGCGCTCTGTTCCAGACCAACGCCAAAGGCTACATTGAGAACGCCTACACCCTGCAGCTGATGAATATGTCCGACCAGGTGCGCACCTTTGTCATCACGGTGGAAGGGATGGATGGCGTCAGCATCTCCGGCAAGAGCGAATTCACCCTGGAGCCCTCTGAAGTGCGCTCCATTCCGATGGCGGTGGAGGCTAAACCCAGTGCGCTGACAGAGCGTAATCATGATATCGTGTTTAAAGCGCAGGCGGTTGACGACGCTTCCGTGAAAATTGACTCCGAAAGCCGTTTCCTTGGTCCTGCGCCGGTTAAATTCTAA
- the ccoP gene encoding cytochrome-c oxidase, cbb3-type subunit III, giving the protein MTSFWTGWISFIVLGSIFGCAWLLWVTRKSQKFDTETEQTMGHSFDGIEEYDNPLPRWWLVLFMGTIVFGLGYLVFYPGLGSYKGIFGWTSVNQWEAEVKKAEETYAPIFAKLAATPIEELAKDDKAMKIGQRLFANNCAVCHGSTAHGATGFPNLTDNDWLYGGAPEKIKETITDGRNGSAMRAWKDEIGEEGVKQVANYVRSLSNQEDVDEAMAAKGAEIFAANCFVCHGKDGKGSHDMGAPNLTDGIWLYGGTQAIVEATVRNGRGGVMPSFKDKLGEERIHLLAAYIYSLSHR; this is encoded by the coding sequence ATGACTAGTTTCTGGACCGGATGGATATCTTTTATCGTCCTGGGATCAATATTTGGTTGCGCCTGGTTGCTGTGGGTCACCCGCAAAAGCCAGAAGTTCGATACCGAAACCGAGCAGACCATGGGTCACTCGTTCGACGGCATCGAAGAGTATGACAATCCCCTGCCCCGCTGGTGGCTGGTTCTGTTCATGGGAACCATTGTCTTCGGGCTCGGTTATCTGGTTTTTTATCCTGGATTGGGCAGTTACAAGGGTATTTTCGGCTGGACCTCCGTAAACCAGTGGGAAGCGGAAGTTAAAAAGGCGGAAGAAACCTACGCCCCGATTTTCGCCAAGCTGGCGGCTACGCCAATCGAGGAACTGGCCAAAGACGACAAGGCCATGAAAATCGGCCAGCGTCTGTTCGCCAACAACTGCGCAGTTTGTCACGGCAGCACCGCGCACGGCGCTACCGGCTTCCCTAACCTGACTGATAATGACTGGTTGTACGGCGGCGCGCCGGAGAAAATCAAAGAGACCATCACTGACGGTCGTAACGGCTCAGCCATGCGCGCCTGGAAGGACGAGATCGGCGAAGAAGGCGTTAAACAAGTCGCTAACTACGTTCGCTCTTTGAGCAACCAGGAAGACGTTGACGAAGCCATGGCTGCGAAAGGCGCTGAAATATTCGCCGCCAACTGCTTCGTTTGCCACGGCAAAGACGGTAAAGGCAGCCATGACATGGGCGCACCCAACCTGACTGACGGCATCTGGCTGTACGGCGGCACTCAAGCGATCGTTGAGGCGACAGTCCGCAACGGCCGCGGCGGCGTTATGCCATCCTTCAAGGACAAGCTGGGTGAAGAGCGTATTCACCTGCTGGCTGCATACATCTACTCTTTGTCTCATCGCTAA
- a CDS encoding cbb3-type cytochrome c oxidase subunit 3 — MDINTVRGLATLFIMAAFIGLVVWAFSSKQKKTFDEAANLPFEDDEADAKSVREAETKKHD; from the coding sequence ATGGATATTAATACTGTCCGCGGGTTAGCCACCCTGTTCATCATGGCGGCGTTCATCGGTTTAGTGGTATGGGCCTTCAGTTCCAAACAAAAGAAAACGTTTGACGAAGCTGCGAACCTGCCCTTTGAAGATGACGAAGCGGACGCTAAGTCAGTACGCGAAGCGGAGACTAAAAAACATGACTAG
- the ccoO gene encoding cytochrome-c oxidase, cbb3-type subunit II — translation MNHEVVEKNLGLMIPLIVVAISFGVLVEVVPLFFTKEVTTPVEGLKPLNALQLEGRDIYIREGCTVCHTQMVRPFRAETERYGHYSVAGESVYEHPFLWGSKRTGPDLARVGTKYSDAWHRAHLYNPRDVVPESNMPAFPWLFTTKVDPSKTAAKLNALSKVGVPYTQEDIEGAAEVVEGKYEIEALVAYLQQLGTAIKR, via the coding sequence ATGAATCATGAAGTCGTCGAGAAAAACCTTGGCTTGATGATCCCTCTGATCGTGGTCGCAATCAGCTTCGGTGTACTCGTAGAAGTCGTACCTTTGTTCTTCACCAAAGAAGTGACGACACCGGTTGAAGGCCTCAAGCCGCTCAACGCCCTGCAATTGGAAGGACGCGACATCTACATCCGTGAAGGCTGCACCGTATGCCACACACAGATGGTGCGTCCGTTCCGCGCAGAAACCGAGCGCTATGGCCACTACTCTGTCGCCGGCGAGTCTGTTTATGAGCACCCATTCCTGTGGGGCTCCAAGCGTACTGGTCCGGACTTGGCCCGTGTAGGGACCAAGTACAGTGACGCCTGGCATAGGGCTCACCTGTACAACCCCCGCGACGTGGTTCCGGAATCCAACATGCCTGCTTTCCCATGGTTGTTCACCACCAAGGTGGATCCGTCGAAAACGGCAGCCAAACTGAACGCTCTCAGCAAAGTCGGCGTACCTTATACCCAAGAGGACATCGAAGGCGCAGCGGAAGTGGTTGAAGGCAAGTATGAGATTGAAGCCCTGGTTGCTTACTTGCAGCAACTGGGTACGGCAATCAAACGGTAA
- the ccoN gene encoding cytochrome-c oxidase, cbb3-type subunit I: MNTVSANETYNYKVVRQFAIMTVVWGIVGMAVGVLIAAQLVWPELNTHYPWFHFGRLRPLHTNAVIFAFGGCALFATSYYVVQRTSQASLFSNGLASFTFWGWQAVIVLAAITLPLGYTTSKEYAELEWPIDILIAVVWVAYAIVFFGTVAKRKSKHIYVANWFFGAFIITVAVLHIGNSMAIPVSAMKSYSVYAGAIDAMVQWWWGHNAVGFFLTAGFLGIMYYFVPKQAERPVYSYRLSIVHFWALISIYVWAGAHHLHYSALPDWAQSAGMVMSLILLAPSWGGMINGMMTLSGAWHKLRTDPVLRFLVVSLSFYGMSTFEGPMMSIKTVNALSHNTDWTIGHVHSGALGWVAMISIGALYHLIPRLYGLKEMFSVKLVNVHFWLATIGTVLYIAAMWVNGIMQGLMWRAVNEDGTLTYSFVQALNASYPGYAVRVLGGAVFLSGMLVMAYNTWKTVRQSDAKAIDALAQADSVPHAV; encoded by the coding sequence ATGAATACAGTAAGTGCTAACGAAACCTACAACTACAAGGTGGTGCGTCAGTTCGCCATCATGACAGTTGTTTGGGGTATAGTGGGCATGGCTGTCGGCGTGCTTATCGCAGCACAGCTGGTATGGCCGGAACTAAATACTCACTATCCATGGTTCCACTTCGGTCGCTTGAGACCACTGCACACTAACGCCGTTATCTTCGCTTTCGGCGGATGCGCACTTTTCGCAACTTCCTACTATGTCGTCCAACGCACCAGTCAGGCTTCTCTGTTTTCCAACGGTCTGGCCAGCTTCACCTTCTGGGGCTGGCAGGCAGTTATCGTCCTGGCCGCTATTACGCTTCCTCTTGGTTACACCACTTCCAAAGAATACGCCGAGCTGGAATGGCCGATCGACATCCTGATCGCGGTTGTTTGGGTCGCGTACGCCATCGTATTTTTCGGCACGGTCGCCAAGCGTAAAAGCAAGCATATATATGTCGCCAACTGGTTTTTCGGCGCGTTCATTATTACTGTCGCCGTTTTGCACATCGGCAACAGCATGGCGATCCCTGTCTCCGCCATGAAGTCTTACTCTGTTTACGCAGGCGCGATTGACGCAATGGTGCAGTGGTGGTGGGGGCACAACGCGGTAGGCTTCTTCCTGACCGCCGGCTTCCTGGGCATCATGTACTACTTCGTACCCAAGCAGGCGGAACGTCCGGTTTACTCCTACCGTCTGTCCATCGTTCACTTCTGGGCGCTGATCAGCATTTACGTATGGGCCGGCGCGCACCACTTGCATTACAGCGCACTGCCTGACTGGGCGCAAAGCGCGGGTATGGTCATGTCTCTGATTCTGCTGGCTCCTTCCTGGGGCGGTATGATCAACGGCATGATGACCCTGTCCGGCGCATGGCATAAGCTGCGCACCGATCCGGTTCTGCGCTTCTTGGTTGTATCTCTGTCTTTCTATGGTATGTCCACTTTCGAAGGCCCGATGATGTCTATCAAGACCGTCAACGCGCTGTCTCACAATACTGACTGGACTATCGGCCACGTTCACTCCGGCGCTCTGGGCTGGGTAGCGATGATTTCCATCGGCGCGCTCTACCACCTGATTCCTCGTCTGTACGGTCTGAAAGAAATGTTCAGCGTCAAGCTGGTCAACGTTCACTTCTGGCTGGCGACGATCGGCACCGTACTGTACATCGCCGCAATGTGGGTCAACGGCATCATGCAAGGTCTGATGTGGCGTGCAGTTAACGAAGACGGCACCCTGACCTACAGCTTCGTACAGGCGCTGAACGCCAGCTACCCTGGCTACGCTGTCCGCGTCTTGGGCGGAGCAGTATTCCTGTCCGGCATGCTGGTCATGGCGTACAACACCTGGAAAACCGTCAGACAAAGCGACGCCAAAGCAATTGATGCGCTGGCGCAAGCTGACTCTGTTCCACACGCTGTTTAA
- a CDS encoding alpha/beta family hydrolase, protein MRFMFDGPEQAGKVLLFAHGAGAPMDSDFMSFIAQEVSAGGVKVVRFEFPYMQERRDNGKKRPPDRQEKLLTCFAEALENCPSDAKVFLAGKSMGGRMASMLAADLPEGDSRVRGWLAFGYPFHPPGKPEKLRTEHLANIPLPGLVLQGERDPFGGRSENMEQYLNQQSAMVWLPDGNHDLAPRKASGLTKEQNWRTAAQAALAFILR, encoded by the coding sequence ATGCGCTTTATGTTCGACGGCCCGGAGCAGGCCGGGAAGGTTCTCTTATTCGCTCATGGCGCCGGTGCGCCGATGGACTCCGATTTCATGTCTTTTATCGCACAGGAGGTCAGCGCCGGCGGCGTTAAAGTTGTGCGCTTTGAATTCCCTTATATGCAAGAGCGTCGCGATAACGGAAAGAAGCGTCCGCCGGACCGTCAGGAGAAGTTGCTGACTTGCTTTGCGGAGGCGTTGGAAAACTGTCCTTCTGATGCGAAGGTATTTCTGGCTGGCAAATCTATGGGCGGACGCATGGCCAGTATGCTGGCGGCGGATTTGCCGGAGGGCGACTCCCGGGTGCGAGGATGGCTGGCGTTCGGCTATCCCTTTCATCCCCCTGGCAAACCGGAAAAACTCAGGACTGAGCACCTGGCGAATATTCCTCTTCCCGGACTGGTGCTGCAGGGCGAGCGGGACCCTTTTGGCGGCCGTTCTGAGAATATGGAGCAGTATCTGAACCAGCAAAGCGCTATGGTATGGCTCCCCGACGGTAATCATGATCTGGCCCCGCGCAAGGCTTCCGGCCTGACCAAAGAGCAAAACTGGCGCACGGCGGCTCAGGCGGCGCTGGCCTTTATACTACGCTGA